The following nucleotide sequence is from Aquarana catesbeiana isolate 2022-GZ linkage group LG08, ASM4218655v1, whole genome shotgun sequence.
aacattttttttaaataaaataaccagtagataaaaatgtaaaaaaaaaaaaaaaattaataaaacacactttttttcttctttgatcaatgttttttatttattcttttgcaCTTTTTGGTAATgcgacacaaattaaaaaaaaaaaatcatcaaaataaagaacaataaaaacataaaaaaaaaaaaaatcagagggaAATTAATAGTTAAAGGGAAAATAGAGTTAGCAAAGGCTGATTAAAAGTAAAGGAAGGGTTAACATAGGGGTTAAATAGGCATAAAAAGTCAATCaaaagagccctgacctcaacccgatagaacacctttgggatgaattagagcagaggctgcgagccaggccttctcatccaacatcagtgcctgttgGTCttgtagcagcaccatcttgaatttaaacgcatcttagggtgtgccccccccccccctcaaatatgTTTTTGCATGTTTcaacatcagtgccggacctcactaatgcgcttctggaagaatggtcaaacattcccatagacacactcctaaaccttatggacagcttcaactcttctgggaaggatgtccacaaggtttaggagtgtgtctatgggaatgtttgaccattcttccagaagcacatttgtgaggtcaggcactgctgttggacgagaaggtctggctcgcagtctccgctctaattcatcccaaaggtgttctgtcaggttgagatcaggactctgtgcaggccagtcaagttcctccaccccaaactcgctcatccatgtctttatggaccttgctttgtgcactggtgtgcagtcatgttggaacaggaaggggccgtccccaaactgttcccacaaagttggaaccatgaaattgtccaaaatgtcttggtatgctgatgccttaagagttcccttcactggaactaaggggccaagcccaaaaaacaaccccacaccataatcccccctccaccaaatgatttggtgtGGCCAgtgcacaaaataaggtccataaaagacatggatgagcgagtttggggtggaggaacttgactggcctgcacaaagtcctgacctcaacccgatagaacacctttgggataaattagagcgaagactgtgagccaaaCCTTCTTgtcctgacttcacaaatgctcttctggaagaatggtcaaacattcccatagacacactcctaaaccttgtggacagccttcccagaagagttgaagctgttatagctgcaaagggtgggccaactcaatattgaaccctacggactaagactgggatgccattaaagttcatgtgtgtgtaaaggcaggcgtcccaatacttttggtaatatagtgtatgtataaataatatttgggggttagaagtaattttctagaaaaaaaaaaatactgatttcaacttgtaaacaaaaagagcCAGATatggcttggtcttcaagtggtaaaTAAGTCTAGGTTCCTGTCTCCGGATGGTGCGGAAAAAACATGTCTAGCTCACGTGGGATGTGGAGGCATCCTTCACTAACATTGTATATAGAACATTATGGATGACGGAGTCAACATGGCTGACTAGAACAGTCTATAATCTCCAACGTACCCCAAGGTGTGCGGGAACAGAGCCAGGAACGAAAGATCACAACTGGAGGGTCCAAGAAATAGAAGAAGCCAGGAGACATCTCAGTAAACCTGACACCTCCTATAAATGAATTATCACTTCTGAGGGACATACCCCttaaaaacaaaattttattaTGCTGTTGTTCTATGGACTGAATAAATCATCCTGTAAACAATCCCCGTACAATTttttgtgaattctctgatgtgaaAGAAGGTGTCCTTTCTGGgtgaaacacttcccacactctgaacataagGAAGGACGCTcaacccgtgtgaattctctggtggttAAGAAGGCTGGTATTGTATCTGAAACTTTTACCGCAGTCTGAACATGAATACGGACGGTCACCtttgtgaattctctggtgattaAGAAAAGTATCATTACGaacgaaacatttcccgcactctgaacatgaataagaacTCTCACCCGTGTGAAGTCTCTGATGCATGACAAGGTTACCCTTGGTAGCGAAGCCCTTCCCAcattctgaacatgaataaggacgctcaccggtgtgacttctctggtgtacaAGAAGACTATATTTCCgaaggaaacatttcccgcactctggacatgaatgtggacgctcacctgtgtgagttctctggtggaAAAATAGGTCGCTCAGCCtggtgaaacatttcccacactctgaacatgaatgtgGACGTTCCCCTGTGTGGGTTCTCTGGTGGGTACGTAGGTCTTGTATGGTGgtgtaacatttcccgcactctgaacatgaatgtggacgctcacctgtgtgccTCCTCTTCTGGTGGGAAAGAAGGTTACCTTTAGTAGTGAAGCCCTTTCCACATTCTGGACATGAAAAAAGATgtccacctgtgtgagttctctggtgtctaacaagggTTAATTTGTcggagaaacatttcccgcactctgtacatgaaaaaggacgctcgcctgtgtgaattctctggtggctAAGGAGGTCCTGTTTCTTAGTGAaagttttcccgcactctgaacatgagtagggacgctcacccgtgtgacttctctggtgcgtAAGAAGGTTTCCCTTGGTAGCAAAGCcctttccgcactctgaacatgagtaaggacgctcaccggtgtgaattctctggtgtataaggTAGCTACCCTTAGTAGCCAAGTGctttccacactctgaacatgagtaaggacgctcacctgtgtgacttctctggtggttGAGGAGGTCCTGCTTcttagtgaaacatttcccacactctgaacatgaataaggacgcacacctgtgtgacttctctggtgtgtaAGAAGATTACTCTTCGTAGTGAAGgattttccacactctgaacatgaataacgACGTTCACCTCTGTGACTTCTTTGGTGGTTAAAAAGGTGCGGCttctgaatgaaacatttcccgcactctgaacaggaataaggacgctcacccgtgtgagttctctggtgtattGTGAGATATGCTTTTTTTCTGAAGCTTTCCCCGCACTCTGAGCACGTGAAAGAGAGCACCc
It contains:
- the LOC141104575 gene encoding LOW QUALITY PROTEIN: uncharacterized protein (The sequence of the model RefSeq protein was modified relative to this genomic sequence to represent the inferred CDS: deleted 1 base in 1 codon) — translated: MIRKFQMRGEAGGSGEEVLQELAAEERGESCIDHMTTSVMTTHKDQSHMTERILDFTLEIIYLLTGEGYTVVKKTSGEYVISSSRHCCVSEKRRGTPRHITVTSSVSLTPVCDNKKILEVTKKIIDMLMREVPIRCQDVTVYFSMEEWEYLEGHKDLYKDVMMETQRTLNDGKLRKDEAILDLTLEIIYLLTGEDCAKAMETSLENITKRKSPRLSTRMRERQNRITVPPPTFLSLERNSKKKILEVTQKIINLLTGEVPIRCQDVAVYFSMEEWEYIEGNKDLYKDIMMENQPPLTSPDGHYVGNEHITLSNEGVHTGESSLSCSECGKYFKMKSELLLHLKSHTNVTFSCSECGKSFTEETKLLMHLKSHTGERGYSCSECAKLYAGKRNFLKHQRERSFSCSECGKCFCVKRSLLKHQKIHTGVLSFTCSECGESFRKKAYLTIHQRTHTGERPYSCSECGKCFIQKPHLFNHQRSHRGERRYSCSECGKSFTTKSNLLTHQRSHTGVRPYSCSECGKCFTKKQDLLNHQRSHTGERPYSCSECGKHLATKGSYLIHQRIHTGERPYSCSECGKGFATKGNLLTHQRSHTGERPYSCSECGKTFTKKQDLLSHQRIHTGERPFSCTECGKCFSDKLTLVRHQRTHTGGHLFSCPECGKGFTTKGNLLSHQKRRHTGERPHSCSECGKCYTTIQDLRTHQRTHTGERPHSCSECGKCFTRLSDLFFHQRTHTGERPHSCPECGKCFLRKYSLLVHQRSHTGERPYSCSECGKGFATKGNLVMHQRLHTGESSYSCSECGKCFVRNDTFLNHQRIHKGDRPYSCSDCGKSFRYNTSLLNHQRIHTGERPSLCSECGKCFTQKGHLLSHQRIHKKLYGDCLQDDLFSP